Below is a genomic region from ANME-2 cluster archaeon.
GCAATAGACCGACTGGAATCAAGTACAGGAAACAGGCTTTTCAAGGTAGATATTCCAGAAACCAACCAATATTTCTTAATCGAAAATCGACAACAAACTGGTTACGACGCTTATCTACCAGAAGCAGGAATTCTCATATGGCACATCGATGAAGACATGATATCATATCATAATGACATTAAAGACGGTTGGGTAGATTTAAATGATGGACCGCCATGGAATCCTTACTACCGTGCATGGGTAGAAGACCCTGTAAACACTAGTTTAAAAGATGGCGCTGCTTATTCGTATGACGACGGTCAGACCTCATTCAACCAGACCACAATACCAAACAGCAGCCAGAACAATGGTGACCCTACTGGGATCAGGATATACAATATCGGAGCTAAAGGTTCTTCAATGAACGTCACATTCTTCAATACCGCACCTACGGTCAATGTCATATCTCCCAATGGCGGAGAAACGATATCAGGCAATATAAACATCATATGGACGCATAGCGATATCGATCCGACAGATACCCATACCTTTACCATTAAACTATCTTCTGACGGTGGCACTACATATCCCACAATAATAGTATCGGGATTGGGCGAATCGCTTTCGTCGTATGTCTACAACACCACGGACATGCCCGATGGTTCAAACTACAAGGTTCAGGTGATAGCCACAGATAATTATACCCTGCCATTGAGTGGAAATGACTCATCTGACGGCGTATTTACCATCGATAACCACCCACCCGTATTGATTGGGAATCCTACCGGATATCCCGCAGGTCAGACCGCAGCTAAAAACGGCAGTCAAATAACGTTAAATGTCAGCATAATCGAATCTGGAGCAGGAATAAAGAATGCCACAGTTAATGCATCCCAGATTAATGCAAGCTTGATCATACCCCTGATATTTGAAAAAGTGAACGATTACTGGATCAATCAGAGCATCATTGTCAATGCTGTAGATGGAGTTTATTACCTTCCGGTGACGGTTTACGATAATGCTTCAAGTACTAATACCAGTTCAGTCGTTCAGGTTATAGTCGATAACACTCCACCTGTTGTAATTGCAAATCCAATCGGTTATCCTGATGGTTTAAGTGCTGCAAATAATGGTACAAGAATAATCCTTAATGCATCCATATCAGATACATTAGCAGGCGTTAAGAATTCTACAGTGAACGTCTCACAGATTAACAGCAGTTTCGGTGATATCCAATTGACCAATATTAACGGCTTCTGGATAAACGACCGTGTCATTGTAATGGCTCCGGATGGCACTTACTTTTTGAATTTCACAGCATATGATAATGCGTACAATTGCAACGATAGCGCTCAGGTTACAGTAGTGATAGATAGTACTATGCCTATCATACTCAGTGCTGATGCTAATCCATCCGTTATTGAGTCAAACGGAACTGATAATACATTGCTAAATGTCACAGCGATTGATAATGGCAGCGAAATTGCATCGGTGACAATTAATCTTTCTGCGATCGGCGGATTGTCGGCTCAGGTAATGACCAATTACAGTGGAGTATGGCAGTTCATCACAAATACAACCAGTTTCGGCACATTTGAACTACCGGTCAATGTCATAGATAATGCAGGCAATTCCAATACGTCTATTACGATCTTGCTGATCGCAAATGATACTACACTTCCGGTTGTGATTGATACATTACCTAAAAACCTGGCAACTGATGTAACGATTGGTTCCAGCATTACAGCCACATTCAGCGAACCCATGAACAGTTCAACACTGAACGATGCAGCAATAAAAGTGTACAGTCTTTCAAGTGGCAAGATTACAGGTGATATCTTTGAAAATACCAATGGCACATGGAACTCCAGTAATTTCCAGGATTTAAGATATGATGAGGAACTCACAGTTTTTCAAACTCCGATAGATGATGCACACAGAATCATTTTAAAGAATAATCTTGTATATTCAGCCAGCCCCCTAACGAGATACTATCAACTCTATATCTATCAAGGTGAAAAAGTAGCTGGATCTGAAAATTACAGTATTATCGGTTGGCTGGGAGATGAGTATGTTGCAGTAAATGGCACACCAAACAAATTGACAAAGCTAGTTTTAGAGCAAAAGTCCTATGAAACCAAAACATTGCGGATAAATGAGATTTGGGATATGGGAGATGGATATTCATTAGAGGTTGCTGAAATTGATTATTATGACGGTGAAGCATGGCTAGACTTGTATAAGAATGGTGGGCCTTTTAATAGTAAGGTAGTTGATAATCAGTCCTACTGGTGCGTGAAGGATGATATTGCAGGCGAGTCTAAGGTCCCAATTTTTGTAACCTATCTTGACAAGGTCACCAATAATACGATCCAGATAAAGTACACATGGTTAATATCTCAAGATGCCACTGTTATTAATTTGGGCGAATACTTCGGTGTGTTCGAAGTAAAATCTATTTCCAGTGATGCAATTCGATTGGCCAATGATGAAAATGTCTCGCTGAGAAGAGGCAGCGCAATACCTCTGGCAAATGATCTGAAGTTTGAGGTTGAGGATACCCCAACTGTACGATATTGTCTTGTAGGCACAGGTGAAAAAAAGACGGGATTGGTAGGGGATATTTCT
It encodes:
- a CDS encoding M6 family metalloprotease domain-containing protein, which produces MRKITVSLFVFCLILIIENAAAVTASPYPFTLEQPDGYSFQARQYGDERLHWIETLDGYTIVKEEKGWWTYAAKNNEGKLIPTNNRVGMVKPLSIDIEKHVTPIWKPDDIMIRKSSPRPVKIKTLDLKANGVSGIASVTTEKVVVILINFTDVSQESTHDKTYYDNLIFNDSTDANSMFNYYREVSYDQLNITGTTGSKWYQSSHKMAYYGEDATDIDENTTRSDPNTCYIENLARETVQLADDDFNFSEYDTDSDGVVDHVIIVHAGNAQESSGVYDDIWSHQGSIWNYYSGSWHEDGEMTDDGVKVIGYTMVAESSPLGTFAHEFFHDLGAPDLYDYDTGVDEGFPVQDWDLMAGGSWANSGNTPTHMGGYLKWDIDADPTNGINGWLTPTTVSTPQTVAIDRLESSTGNRLFKVDIPETNQYFLIENRQQTGYDAYLPEAGILIWHIDEDMISYHNDIKDGWVDLNDGPPWNPYYRAWVEDPVNTSLKDGAAYSYDDGQTSFNQTTIPNSSQNNGDPTGIRIYNIGAKGSSMNVTFFNTAPTVNVISPNGGETISGNINIIWTHSDIDPTDTHTFTIKLSSDGGTTYPTIIVSGLGESLSSYVYNTTDMPDGSNYKVQVIATDNYTLPLSGNDSSDGVFTIDNHPPVLIGNPTGYPAGQTAAKNGSQITLNVSIIESGAGIKNATVNASQINASLIIPLIFEKVNDYWINQSIIVNAVDGVYYLPVTVYDNASSTNTSSVVQVIVDNTPPVVIANPIGYPDGLSAANNGTRIILNASISDTLAGVKNSTVNVSQINSSFGDIQLTNINGFWINDRVIVMAPDGTYFLNFTAYDNAYNCNDSAQVTVVIDSTMPIILSADANPSVIESNGTDNTLLNVTAIDNGSEIASVTINLSAIGGLSAQVMTNYSGVWQFITNTTSFGTFELPVNVIDNAGNSNTSITILLIANDTTLPVVIDTLPKNLATDVTIGSSITATFSEPMNSSTLNDAAIKVYSLSSGKITGDIFENTNGTWNSSNFQDLRYDEELTVFQTPIDDAHRIILKNNLVYSASPLTRYYQLYIYQGEKVAGSENYSIIGWLGDEYVAVNGTPNKLTKLVLEQKSYETKTLRINEIWDMGDGYSLEVAEIDYYDGEAWLDLYKNGGPFNSKVVDNQSYWCVKDDIAGESKVPIFVTYLDKVTNNTIQIKYTWLISQDATVINLGEYFGVFEVKSISSDAIRLANDENVSLRRGSAIPLANDLKFEVEDTPTVRYCLVGTGEKKTGLVGDISYDSAIRTVTFDPVSNLMYDTNYISYITTVAEDPAGNGLIEDYEWEFKTMYYTPSRNGGGGGGGGTSGEDYYNIVLSETDRQSVFKNSRISYRFDLEGNIVKHINFTALNSAGTIAAKVEILNNTSTMVSTPPPNEIYKNLNLWVGNAGWATKRNIADVTVVFTVDKSWITENNIDESSIALYRYSDDTWHELITRKIAEDANSLQFEAETPGFSPFAVTGKGGEGETGGEDIIAEPTVTVDKTPVPTPTEKKGIPGFSLFAGLSILLIAVQLLRKKN